From Saccopteryx leptura isolate mSacLep1 chromosome 3, mSacLep1_pri_phased_curated, whole genome shotgun sequence, one genomic window encodes:
- the PANK4 gene encoding 4'-phosphopantetheine phosphatase isoform X2, which produces MAECRASGSGSSGDSLDKSITLPPDEIFRNLENAKRFAIDIGGSLTKLAYYSTVQHKVARVRSFDLSGQDAEQDHESPYEISVQEEVTARLHFVKFENTYIEACLDFIKDHLVNTETKVIQATGGGAYKFKDLIEEKLRLKVDKEDVMTCLIKGCNFVLKNIPHEAFVYQKDSDPEFRFQTNHPNIFPYLLVNIGSGVSIVKVETEDRFEWIGGSSIGGGTFWGLGALLTKTKKFDELLHLASRGQHANVDMLVQDVYGGAHQTLGLSGSLIASSFGKSATTDQEFSQEDMAKSLLHMISNDVGQLACLYARLHGLDRIYFGGFFIRGHPVTMRTITYSINFFSKGEVQALFLRHEGYLGAIGAFLKGAEQDNPNQYSWGENYAGSSGLMSSSPELCPAQRAKSGTFDLLEMDRLERPLVNLPLLLDPSSYVPDTVDLTDDALARKYWLSCFEEALDGVVKRAVASQPGSVDAVERAEKFRHKYWDKLQTLRHQPFAYGTLTVRSLLDTREHCLNEFNFPDPYSQVKQKENGVALRCFQRVVRALDALDWEERQLALVRGLLAGNVFDWGAKAVSEVLESDPQFGFEEAKRTLEERPWLVDSYGKWLQRLKVQADNSGVDIILGVFPFVRELLSRGTEVILACNSGPALNDVTYSESLIVAERIAAMDPMVHAALREQKLLLTQTGSSSPCLDLSRLDKGLAALVRERDTDLVVIEGMGRAVHTNYYAALRCECLKLAVIKNSWLAERLGGRLFSVIFKYEVPAE; this is translated from the exons ATGGCGGAGTGTAGAGCGAGCGGCAGCGGGAGCAGCGGGGACAGCCTGGACAAGAGCATCACGCTGCCCCCCGACGAGATCTTCCGCAACCTGGAGAACGCGAAGCGCTTCGCCATAGACATCG GTGGGTCGCTGACCAAGTTGGCCTACTACTCCACGGTCCAGCACAAAGTCGCCAGAGTAAGGTCCTTTGACCTCTCAGGCCAG GATGCAGAACAGGACCATGAGTCGCCCTACGAGATCTCCGTCCAGGAGGAGGTGACCGCCCGGCTGCATTTTGTCAAGTTCGAGAACACCTACATAGAAGCCTGCCTGGACTTCATCAAGGATCACCTCGTCAATACGGAGACCAAGGTCATCCAGGCCACCGGGGGCGGGGCATACAAGTTCAAGGACCTCATCGAAGAGAAGCTACGGCTGAA GGTTGACAAGGAGGATGTGATGACGTGCTTGATAAAGGGGTGCAATTTCGTGTTAAAGAACATCCCGCACGAGGCCTTTGTGTATCAGAAAGACTCCGACCCCGAGTTCCGGTTTCAGACAAATCACCCCAACATTTTCCCGTATCTCCTAGTCAATATTGGTTCTGGAGTCTCTATTGTAAAG GTGGAGACCGAGGACAGGTTCGAGTGGATCGGCGGCAGCTCCATCGGAGGCGGCACCTTCTGGGGGCTCGGGGCTCTGCTCACAAAGACGAAG AAGTTTGACGAGCTGCTGCATCTGGCCTCCCGGGGCCAGCATGCCAACGTGGACATGCTGGTGCAGGACGTCTATGGCGGGGCCCACCAGACCCTGGGGCTCAGCGGCAGCCTCATCGCCAGCAGCTTTGGCAAGTCGGCCACCACCGACCAAG agttctcccaagaggacatggCCAAGAGCCTGCTGCACATGATCAGCAACGACGTCGGGCAGCTCGCATGCCTCTATGCAAGGCTGCATGGCCTGGACCGTATCTACTTTGGTGGCTTCTTCATCCGGGGCCACCCCGTCACCATGCGCACCATCACCTACAGCATAAACTTCTTCTCCAAG GGGGAAGTCCAGGCACTGTTCTTGAGACATGAAGGCTACCTGGGAGCCATCGGAGCGTTTCTAAAAGGAGCAGAACAAGACA ACCCGAACCAGTACAGCTGGGGAGAGAACTACGCGGGCAGCTCCGGGCTGATGAGCTCGTCCCCTGAGCTCTGCCCCGCGCAGCGGGCGAAGAGCGGCACT TTTGACTTGCTGGAAATGGACCGGCTAGAGAGGCCGCTGGTCAACCTGCCTCTGCTTTTGGATCCATCTTCCTACGTGCCCGACACGGTCGACCTCACGGATGACGCCCTGGCCCGCAAGTACTGGCTCAGCTGCTTCGAGGAGGCCCTTGATGGG GTAGTGAAGCGTGCTGTGGCCAGCCAGCCGGGCTCTGTGGACGCAGTGGAGCGGGCAGAGAAGTTCCGCCACAAGTACTGGGACAAGCTGCAGACGCTGCGGCACCAGCCATT CGCCTATGGGACCCTGACCGTGCGCAGCCTGTTGGACACACGGGAGCACTGTCTGAACGAGTTCAACTTCCCAGACCCCTACTCCCAA GTGAAGCAGAAGGAGAACGGCGTGGCGCTGCGGTGCTTCCAGCGGGTGGTGCGCGCGCTAGACGCACTGGACTGGGAGGAGCGGCAGCTGGCCCTGGTGAGAGGACTGCTGGCTGGGAACGTCTTCGACTGGGGTGCCAAGGCCGTCTCTGA gGTCCTTGAATCTGACCCCCAGTTTGGGTTTGAGGAAGCGAagaggacactggaag agcggccctggctggtggacTCCTACGGCAAGTGGCTGCAGAGACTGAAGGTACAAGCAG ATAACAGTGGAGTAGACATCATTTTGGGAGTCTTCCCCTTTGTCAGGGAGCTTCTGTCTAGAGGGACGGAG GTCATCCTGGCGTGCAACTCGGGGCCCGCCCTGAACGACGTGACCTACAGCGAGTCCCTCATCGTGGCCGAGCGCATCGCAGCCATGGACCCCATGGTCCA TGCGGCGCTCAGAGAACAGAAGCTGCTGCTCACACAGACGGGCTCCAGCTCCCCCTGCCTGGACCTTAG CCGCCTGGACAAGGGGCTGGCCGCGCTGGTGCGGGAGCGCGACACGGACCTGGTGGTGATCGAGGGCATGGGCCGCGCCGTGCACACCAACTACTACGCAGCCCTGCGCTGCGAGTGCCTAAAGCTAGCGGTTATTAAGAACTCCTGGCTGGCGGAGCGGCTGGGCGGCCGGCTCTTCAGTGTCATCTTCAAGTATGAGGTCCCGGCCGAGTGA
- the PANK4 gene encoding 4'-phosphopantetheine phosphatase isoform X1, translating into MAECRASGSGSSGDSLDKSITLPPDEIFRNLENAKRFAIDIGGSLTKLAYYSTVQHKVARVRSFDLSGQDAEQDHESPYEISVQEEVTARLHFVKFENTYIEACLDFIKDHLVNTETKVIQATGGGAYKFKDLIEEKLRLKVDKEDVMTCLIKGCNFVLKNIPHEAFVYQKDSDPEFRFQTNHPNIFPYLLVNIGSGVSIVKVETEDRFEWIGGSSIGGGTFWGLGALLTKTKKFDELLHLASRGQHANVDMLVQDVYGGAHQTLGLSGSLIASSFGKSATTDQEFSQEDMAKSLLHMISNDVGQLACLYARLHGLDRIYFGGFFIRGHPVTMRTITYSINFFSKGEVQALFLRHEGYLGAIGAFLKGAEQDNPNQYSWGENYAGSSGLMSSSPELCPAQRAKSGTFDLLEMDRLERPLVNLPLLLDPSSYVPDTVDLTDDALARKYWLSCFEEALDGVVKRAVASQPGSVDAVERAEKFRHKYWDKLQTLRHQPFAYGTLTVRSLLDTREHCLNEFNFPDPYSQVKQKENGVALRCFQRVVRALDALDWEERQLALVRGLLAGNVFDWGAKAVSEVLESDPQFGFEEAKRTLEERPWLVDSYGKWLQRLKGPPHKCALIFADNSGVDIILGVFPFVRELLSRGTEVILACNSGPALNDVTYSESLIVAERIAAMDPMVHAALREQKLLLTQTGSSSPCLDLSRLDKGLAALVRERDTDLVVIEGMGRAVHTNYYAALRCECLKLAVIKNSWLAERLGGRLFSVIFKYEVPAE; encoded by the exons ATGGCGGAGTGTAGAGCGAGCGGCAGCGGGAGCAGCGGGGACAGCCTGGACAAGAGCATCACGCTGCCCCCCGACGAGATCTTCCGCAACCTGGAGAACGCGAAGCGCTTCGCCATAGACATCG GTGGGTCGCTGACCAAGTTGGCCTACTACTCCACGGTCCAGCACAAAGTCGCCAGAGTAAGGTCCTTTGACCTCTCAGGCCAG GATGCAGAACAGGACCATGAGTCGCCCTACGAGATCTCCGTCCAGGAGGAGGTGACCGCCCGGCTGCATTTTGTCAAGTTCGAGAACACCTACATAGAAGCCTGCCTGGACTTCATCAAGGATCACCTCGTCAATACGGAGACCAAGGTCATCCAGGCCACCGGGGGCGGGGCATACAAGTTCAAGGACCTCATCGAAGAGAAGCTACGGCTGAA GGTTGACAAGGAGGATGTGATGACGTGCTTGATAAAGGGGTGCAATTTCGTGTTAAAGAACATCCCGCACGAGGCCTTTGTGTATCAGAAAGACTCCGACCCCGAGTTCCGGTTTCAGACAAATCACCCCAACATTTTCCCGTATCTCCTAGTCAATATTGGTTCTGGAGTCTCTATTGTAAAG GTGGAGACCGAGGACAGGTTCGAGTGGATCGGCGGCAGCTCCATCGGAGGCGGCACCTTCTGGGGGCTCGGGGCTCTGCTCACAAAGACGAAG AAGTTTGACGAGCTGCTGCATCTGGCCTCCCGGGGCCAGCATGCCAACGTGGACATGCTGGTGCAGGACGTCTATGGCGGGGCCCACCAGACCCTGGGGCTCAGCGGCAGCCTCATCGCCAGCAGCTTTGGCAAGTCGGCCACCACCGACCAAG agttctcccaagaggacatggCCAAGAGCCTGCTGCACATGATCAGCAACGACGTCGGGCAGCTCGCATGCCTCTATGCAAGGCTGCATGGCCTGGACCGTATCTACTTTGGTGGCTTCTTCATCCGGGGCCACCCCGTCACCATGCGCACCATCACCTACAGCATAAACTTCTTCTCCAAG GGGGAAGTCCAGGCACTGTTCTTGAGACATGAAGGCTACCTGGGAGCCATCGGAGCGTTTCTAAAAGGAGCAGAACAAGACA ACCCGAACCAGTACAGCTGGGGAGAGAACTACGCGGGCAGCTCCGGGCTGATGAGCTCGTCCCCTGAGCTCTGCCCCGCGCAGCGGGCGAAGAGCGGCACT TTTGACTTGCTGGAAATGGACCGGCTAGAGAGGCCGCTGGTCAACCTGCCTCTGCTTTTGGATCCATCTTCCTACGTGCCCGACACGGTCGACCTCACGGATGACGCCCTGGCCCGCAAGTACTGGCTCAGCTGCTTCGAGGAGGCCCTTGATGGG GTAGTGAAGCGTGCTGTGGCCAGCCAGCCGGGCTCTGTGGACGCAGTGGAGCGGGCAGAGAAGTTCCGCCACAAGTACTGGGACAAGCTGCAGACGCTGCGGCACCAGCCATT CGCCTATGGGACCCTGACCGTGCGCAGCCTGTTGGACACACGGGAGCACTGTCTGAACGAGTTCAACTTCCCAGACCCCTACTCCCAA GTGAAGCAGAAGGAGAACGGCGTGGCGCTGCGGTGCTTCCAGCGGGTGGTGCGCGCGCTAGACGCACTGGACTGGGAGGAGCGGCAGCTGGCCCTGGTGAGAGGACTGCTGGCTGGGAACGTCTTCGACTGGGGTGCCAAGGCCGTCTCTGA gGTCCTTGAATCTGACCCCCAGTTTGGGTTTGAGGAAGCGAagaggacactggaag agcggccctggctggtggacTCCTACGGCAAGTGGCTGCAGAGACTGAAG GGGCCCCCTCACAAATGTGCCTTAATTTTCGCAGATAACAGTGGAGTAGACATCATTTTGGGAGTCTTCCCCTTTGTCAGGGAGCTTCTGTCTAGAGGGACGGAG GTCATCCTGGCGTGCAACTCGGGGCCCGCCCTGAACGACGTGACCTACAGCGAGTCCCTCATCGTGGCCGAGCGCATCGCAGCCATGGACCCCATGGTCCA TGCGGCGCTCAGAGAACAGAAGCTGCTGCTCACACAGACGGGCTCCAGCTCCCCCTGCCTGGACCTTAG CCGCCTGGACAAGGGGCTGGCCGCGCTGGTGCGGGAGCGCGACACGGACCTGGTGGTGATCGAGGGCATGGGCCGCGCCGTGCACACCAACTACTACGCAGCCCTGCGCTGCGAGTGCCTAAAGCTAGCGGTTATTAAGAACTCCTGGCTGGCGGAGCGGCTGGGCGGCCGGCTCTTCAGTGTCATCTTCAAGTATGAGGTCCCGGCCGAGTGA
- the HES5 gene encoding transcription factor HES-5 — protein sequence MAPSTVAVELLSPKEKNRLRKPVVEKMRRDRINSSIEQLKLLLEQEFARHQPNSKLEKADILEMAVSYLKHSKAFAAAAGPKNLHQDYSEGYSWCLQEAVQFLTLHAASDTQMKLLYHFQRPPAAPGAPTKEPKAPAPTPAKANVTARQPSCGLWRPW from the exons ATGGCCCCCAGCACCGTGGCCGTGGAGCTGCTCAGCCCCAAAGAGAAAAACCGA CTGCGGAAGCCGGTGGTAGAGAAGATGCGTCGCGACCGCATCAACAGCAGCATCGAGCAGCTGAAGTTGCTGCTGGAGCAGGAGTTCGCGCGGCACCAGCCCAACTCCAAGCTGGAGAAGGCCGACATCCTGGAGATGGCTGTCAGCTACCTGAAGCACAGCAAAG CCTTCGCCGCTGCCGCCGGCCCCAAGAACCTGCACCAGGACTACAGCGAGGGCTACTCGTGGTGCCTACAGGAGGCCGTGCAGTTCCTGACGCTGCACGCGGCCAGCGACACGCAGATGAAGCTGCTCTACCACTTCCAGCGACCCCCGGCCGCGCCGGGCGCCCCCACCAAGGAGCCCAAGGCGCCGGCGCCCACCCCGGCCAAAGCCAACGTCACTGCGCGCCAGCCCTCCTGCGGCCTCTGGCGGCCCTGGTGA